The Streptomyces sp. 135 sequence CGACGCACTTCTCTGGAAGCTCGAAGGGCTGTCCGAGTACGACATACGCCGGCCCATGACGCCGACCGGCACCAACCTCCTCGGGCTGGTCAAGCACGTGACCGGCGCCGAGGCGCTGTACTTCGGTGCCACGTTCGGGCGGCCGTTCGACGGGCCGCCCCTGTGGATCACGGGCGACGCCGAGCCGAACGCGGACCTGTGGGCCACCGCCGACGAGAGCCGGGAGCACATCGTCGGGCTCTACCGGAGAGCGTGGGCCCACTCGGACGCGACGATCGAGTCACTGGAGCTCGACGCGATCGGCCGGCTGCCCGGCCCCGAGGGCCGGGAGATCACGTTGCACCGCGTTCTCGTCCACATGATCGCCGAGACCGACCGTCACGCGGGCCACGCCGACGTCGTCCGCGAACTCATCGACGGAACCGCCGGGTTGAGGGAGGACAACGACAACCTGGCACAGGGCAACGCCACTTGGTGGGCCGAGCACCGCGCCCAGGTGGAGCGCGCGGCACGCGAAGCCGGGTGAGACGGCCGGCGACACCCTGGACACCCTCGCCCGCCCCAGCGGCACCACCGCACCACCACACCATGGCACCCCGCCACGGCACTCGCGCCCGCCCCGCCTGGATGAATCGATTCGGCCCTCCTGTCCGGCCACTCGAACACCTTGCGGGCGGCCCCACCGCACCCCCTCCGCCCAGCAGCCGAACAGCGAGCCGAAGGGTTGACACCGACGCCACCGACCCATAGCTTCTCGCCCAGGCTTTGAATCGTTTCACGCACCGTTCCACGCTCCGTTTCACGCACCGTTCACGCAACCGCTCGCCTCCGAGTCGCAGGAGCCACCGTGACCGACGTCGCCGCCGTGAAGGCCGCGCTGAAGACCCAGGCCATCGAGACGCCGTCGTGGGCGTACGGCAATTCCGGAACCCGCTTCAAGGTGTTCACGCAGCCCGGCGTGCCGCGCAGCCCGCGCGAGAAGCTCGACGACGCGGCGAAGGTCCACGAGTTCACCGGCGCCGCCCCGACCGTGGCGCTGCACATCCCCTGGGACCGGGTGGACGACTACGCCGCCCTCGCCCGGTACGCCGAGGAACGCGGCCTGCGGCTCGGGGCCATCAACTCCAACACCTTCCAGGACGACGACTACCGGCTCGGCAGCGTCTGCCACCCGGACGCCGCCGTGCGCCGCAAGGCGGTCGCCCATCTGCTGGAGTGCGTGGACATCATGGACGCCACCGGTTCACGGGACCTGAAGCTGTGGTTCGCCGACGGCACCAACTACCCCGGCCAGGACGACATCCGCGCCCGCCAGGACCGCCTTGCCGAGGCCCTCGCCACCGTCCACGAACGGCTCGGCGACGACCAGCGCATGCTCCTGGAGTACAAGTTCTTCGAGCCGGCCTTCTACGCCACCGACGTGCCCGACTGGGGCACGGCGTACGCGCACTGCCTCAAGCTCGGCGAAAAGGCACGGGTCGTCGTCGACACGGGACACCACGCGCCCGGCACGAACATCGAGTTCATCGTCGCGACGCTGCTGCGCGAGGGGAAGCTCGGCGGCTTCGACTTCAACTCCCGTTTCTACGCGGACGACGACCTGATGGTGGGCGCCGCCGACCCCTTCCAGCTGTTCCGGATCATGTACGAGGTCGTCCGGGGCGGCGGGTTCACCCCTGGCGTCGCCTTCATGCTGGACCAGTGCCACAACATCGAGGCGAAGATCCCCGCGATCATCCGCTCGGTGATGAACGTCCAAGAGGCCACCGCCAAGGCCCTGTTGGTGGACCGCGCGGCCCTCGCCTCCGCACAGGCCGCGGGCGACGTCCTGGCCGCGAACGCCGTACTCATGGACGCCTACGACACCGACGTACGCCCGCTGCTCGCCGAACTCCGGGAAGAGCAGGGCCTGGACGGCGATCCGGTGGCCGCCTACCACCGCTCCGGCTGGGCCGCGAAGACCGCCGGGGAGCGCGTCGGCGGCGCGCAGGCCGGCTGGGGAGCGTGAACCGTCCCCGGCCCGCCCATCCCCCGCCCCCTCCCGTCACTGACCTGAGGACACACAAGGACATGGCACCTCACCCCGAAGCCGCCGCACTCCTGGAGCGTTCGCACCGCCTCGGCGCCGACCCGCGCAACACCAACTACGCGGGCGGCAACACCTCCGCCAAGGGCACCGCCCCCGACCCGGTCACCGGCGGCGACGTCGAGCTGATGTGGGTCAAGGGGTCCGGCGGCGACCTGGGCACCCTCACCGGACACGGCTTGGCGGTCCTGCGCCTGGACCGGTTGCGCGCCCTGAAGGACGTGTATCCGGGCGACGAGCGCGAGGACGAGATGGTTGCCGCCTTCGACTACTGCCGGCACGGCAAGGGCGGCGCCGCCCCCTCCATCGACACGGCCATGCACGGCCTGGTCGACGCCGCCCACGTCGACCACCTCCACCCCGACTCCGGCATCGCGCTGGCCTGTGCCGCCGACGGCGAGAAGCTCACCGCCGAGTGCTTCGGCGACAGCGTCGTATGGGTGCCGTGGCGTCGCCCCGGTTTCCGGCTCGGCCTCGACATCGCCGCCGTCAAGGAGGCCAACCCGCAGGCCATCGGCTGCGTCCTCGGCGGCCATGGCATCACCGCGTGGGGCGCCACCAGCGAGGAGTGCGAGCGCAACTCGCTGCGCGTCATCCGCACCGCCGAGTCCTTCCTCGCCGAGCGCGGCAGGCCGGATCCTTTCGGTCCCGTCGTCGACGGGTACGAGCCGCTGCCCGAGGCCGGGCGCCGCGCGCGGGCCGCGGCGCTCGCCCCGCACGTCCGGGCCCTCGCCTCGCGGGACCGGCCGCAGGTCGGGCACTTCGACGACACCGCGCCCGTCCTGGACTTCGTCTCCCGCGCCGAGCATCCGCGCCTGGCCGCGCTGGGCACCTCCTGCCCCGACCACTTCCTGCGCACCAAGGTCCGCCCGCTGGTCCTCGACCTGCCGCCCACCGCGCCCCTGGACGAGACACTCGCCCGGCTGGAGGAGCTGCACGCCGCCTACCGCGAGGAGTACGCCGCCTACTACGACCGCCACGCCACCGCGGACTCCCCCGCCATGCGCGGCGCCGACCCGGCGATCGTCCTGGTCCCGGGCGTCGGGATGTTCTCGTTCGGCAAGGACAAGCAGACCGCCCGGGTCGCCGGTGAGTTCTACGTGAACGCGATCAACGTGATGCGCGGTGCCGAGGCCGTCTCCTCGTACCGGCCGATCGACGAGGCGGAGAAGTTCCGTATCGAGTACTGGGAGCTCGAGGAGGCCAAGCTGCGGCGGCTGCCCGCGCCCAAGCCGCTGGCCACCCGGGTCGCGCTGGTCACCGGCGCGGGCAGCGGCATCGGCCGGGCCATCGCGCACCGCCTCGCCGCCGAAGGCGCCTGCGTGGTGGTCGCCGACATCGACGCCCGCAACGCCGAGGCCGTCGCCGAGGCGCTCGGCGGTCCCGACAAGGCCATGGCCGTCACCGTCGACGTCACCTCCGAGGCACAGATCACCAAGGCATTCGAGGAGGCGCTGCTCGCCTTCGGCGGCGTCGACCTCGTGGTCAACAACGCGGGCGTCTCCCTCTCCAAACCGCTCCTGGAGACCACCGCCCACGACTGGGACGTCCAGCACGCCGTCATGGCCCGCGGCTCCTTCCTCGTCTCCCGCGAAGCCGCCCGCGTCATGCGGGCCCAAGGACTGGGCGGCGACATCGTCTACATCACTTCCAAGAACGCCGTGTTCGCCGGCCCCGACAACATCGCCTACTCCGCCACCAAGGCCGACCAGGCCCACCAAGTACGCCTGCTCGCGGCCGAGTTGGGCGAGCACGGCATCCGCGTCAACGGTGTCAACCCCGACGGCGTCGTCCGCGGCTCGGGCATCTTCGCCGGGGGCTGGGGCGCCCGGCGCGCGGCCACCTACGGCATCGAGGAGGACAAGCTCGGCGAGTTCTACGCCCAGCGCACGCTGCTCAAGCGCGAGGTGCTTCCCGAACACGTGGCGAACGCCGTGTTCGCCCTCACCGGCGGCGACCTCACCCACACCACCGGCCTGCACATCCCCGTGGACGCCGGGGTCGCCGCCGCCTTCCTGCGGTGACACCCGTGAAGACCTGCGCCGCCGTCGACCTCGGCGCCTCCAGCGGCCGCGTCATGACCGGCCGCGTCGGCCCCGGCACGCTGAAGCTGACCCAGGCACACCGCTTCCGCAACCGCCCCGTCCGCACCGCCGGCACCCTGCACTGGGACATCCTCGCCCTGTACGCGGGCGTGCTCGACGGACTGCGGGCAGCCGGGCACGTCGACTCGGTCGGCATCGACGGCTGGGCCGTCGACTACGGCCTGCTCGACGCGGACGGACAACTGCTCGGCAACCCCGTGCACTACCGCGACGCCCGCACCGAGGGCGTCGCGGAGCGGGTGTGGACCGCCCTCCCCACCGACCGGCTCTACGCGGCGACCGGCATCCAATACGCGCCCTTCAATACGCTGTACCAGTTGACAGCGGCTCACGGAACGCCCCAACTGGCGGCGGCACGGCGGGCGTTGCTCGTCCCCGACCTGATCGCCTACTGGCTGACCGGCGAGCAGGGGACCGAGATCACCAACGCGTCCACGACCCAGCTGCTCGACCCGCGGACCGGCGGCTGGTCGCACGCGGTCGCCGAGGCCGCGGGCATCGACACCGACCTGTTCGCGCCGCTGCGACGGCCGGGTGACCCCGCCGGGTTCCTGCTCCCCGAGGTCCTCGACACCGCCGGGCTCACCGGCCCGGTGCCGCTCACCACGGTCGCCTCGCACGACACCGCGTCGGCCGTCGCCGCCGTACCGGCCACCACGGGCGACCGCTTCGCGTACATCTGCACCGGCACCTGGTCGCTGGCGGGCCTGGAGCTCGACGCGCCCGTGCTCACCGAGGCGAGCCGCCGGGCGAACTTCACCAACGAACTGGGCATCGACGGCACCGTCCGCTATCTGCGCAACATCATGGGCCTGTGGCTCCTCCAGGAGTGCCTGCGGGAGTGGGGCGACCCGCCGCTCGCGCCACTCCTGGACGCGGCCGCGCAGATCCCAGGGCCCGCCTCCGTGGTGGACGCCTCGGACCCGGCCTTCCTCGCACCCGGCCGGATGCCGGGGCGCGTGGCACAAGCGTGCCGCGCCTCGGGGCAGCCGGTGCCGAGCACACCCGCCGAGACGACGAGGTGCGTCCTCGACTCGCTCGCCCTCGCGCACCGGCGTGCCGTGGAGGACGCGCGGCGCCTCGCCGACCGGCCGGTGGACGTCATCCACGTCGTGGGCGGCGGGGCCCGCAACGCCCTGCTGTGCCAACTGACCGCGGACGCCTGCGGGTTGCCGGTGGTGGCGGGCCCGGCGGAGGCGGCGGCACTCGGCAACGTACTCGTCCAGGCGCGTGCGCACGGCCTGGTCGGCGACCTCACCGCGATGCGCCGCCTGCTGGCGGCCACCCAGCCCCTGACCCGCTATGAACCGACCGGCGACCGTGCGGCTCCGGCGGCCTGGGCGGCTGCCGCCGGGCGGATCGCGCGTCCCTGACCGCTCCGGGTGGGCGCGGACACCGAGGGGGTCTGCCGCGTCCGCCCGGAGCGCCCTCTCTCACGCCGACACGGACGGCCTGTCCATGGCTCCGCTCGCCCACGCGGCGCGCAGCGCCTTCTTGTCGACCTTGCCGACCTTGGTCGTCGGCAGCCGGTCCAGCAGGACCGTCCGCCGGGGCGTGTACAGCTCTCCCAGCTCGGCGGTGACCGCCGCGGCGACCTCGTCCGGGTCGACGCCGGCGCCCTCGGCCGTGGCCAGGAAGATCTGCACGGCCTCGCCGTACTCCTCGTCCGGTACGCCAAGCGCCGCCGCGTTGCGCACGCCGGGCAGGGTGAGCAGGAAGTCCTCCAGGACCCGGGAGTAGACGTTGTCGCTGGTGCTGCCGGTGACGATGATGTCCTTGGCCCGGTCGACGAGATAGAGGTAGCCCTCGGCGTCGAGGTAGCCCATGTCGCCCGTGCGCAGCCAGCCGTCGCGCAGCGCCTGCGCGGTGCGCTCGGGGTCCTCGTAGTAGCCGAGCATCACCGTCTCGCCCCGGACGCAGACCTCGCCGACCTGCCGGACGGGCAGTGCCGCCGTGCTGTCCTCGCCACGGATCTCGATCTCGACGTCGGATATCGCGCGGCCGCAGCTGCGCCAGAGCTCCGGCCTGCGGGCCCCCTCCGATGCGAGGTCCGCCGCGCCGAACGCGGCGATGCCGAGCGCCTCCGACTGTCCGTATCCCTGGCTGAGCACGGGCCCGAAGACCTCGACCGCCTGCTGGAGCCGGCTGGGCGAGGAGGCCGCGCCGCCGACGACGATCCGCCGCAGCGCGGGGAACGCGCCGGACACGCACTCCGGGTGGTCGAGGAGGGCGTACAGCATGGGCGGCACGAACATGGTGGCGGTGATCCGCTCCTCGCGCAGCGCCGCCAGCGCCGCGCCCGCCTCGAACTCGGGCAGCACGACCAGGACGGAGCCGGTCACCAGCGCCTGGACCGAGGTGAGGTGACCGCTGCCGTGCGTGAGCAGCGTGGCGACGAGCACCCGGTCCGTGTCCGGGTCCATGGTCGGGAAGACCGCGGGCCCGGAGTCCTCCGAGGCGTTGTCCGCCAGGTCCACCAGCGCGTCGTAGAGCCGGTGGCTGTGCGCGGCGAGCTTGGGGCGGCCCAGGGTGCCGCCGGTGTAGAGGACGGTGACGGCCTCGTCCGCTCCCGGTGCGGGCACGGCGTCCGGACGCGTCTCGGGGCAATCGGCGGCCAGGGCCAGCAGGTCGGTGCACGGCTCCTCGCAGGGGCCGAGGCTGAGCAGCACGGGTGCGTGGACGCTGCGGCCGGCGGCGTCGGCGGCGCGCCGCGCGAAGAGCGGGTCGGTGACCACGGCGCGCGCCTTGGACTGCTCGACCAGCGCGGCGAGTTCGCCGGGTCCTGGCTCCGGTGGCAGGAACACCACGCGGCAGCCGATGAGGTGGACCGCGAGCTGCACCAGGACGGAGTCCACGCGGTTGGCCAGGAACAGCCCCACTCCGTCACCGGGCGCGAGCCCCTGCCGACGCAGCGCGTGCCCCAGGCCGAACAGCCTCCGCCGCGCCTCCCCCCGGGTCAGCCGCCGCGCCCCTTGGACGAGTGCCTCGGCGTCCTCGTCCTGGTGCCAGTGCTCCAGGACGCGGTCGACGTAGGTCTGCGGCTCGGATGTTCCCTGTGCGTTAATGATCATGAACATATGCAAACACGCCACTCAGGGGCGTTGCCTCGTAGGGGGCGGGTTCGGTCGTCGACGGGCGGAGTACCATGCCCCGGCCCCTGGCGCGGATGTCTACCGCAGGGCAGGCTCCACAAGCCCCTTGTTGTGGTGCGCCGATGTCATCGATCAAGCAGTTCCAAGTCACCTTCGACTGCGCGGAACCCGAGCGCGTCGCCCGCTTCTGGTGCGAGGTGCCGGGGTACGTCGTCTCCCCGCCGCCGAAGGGGTTTGCCACGTGGGAGGATTTCGACCGCTCGCGGCCGCCCGAGGAGCAGGGCGCGTGGTTCGCCTGCGGTGACCCCTCGGGCGTCGGCCCGCGCCTGTTCTTCCAGCGCGTTCCCGAAGGCAAGGCCGTCAAGAATCGCGTACATCTCGACGTGCGGGTCTCCTCGATGTCCTGCATCACGATGCAGGGATCGTGCTCGTCCGCCAGCAGTCGCACGCGGGCAACGAGTTCTGTCTCGACTGAGTTCTCCGGGACTTCTGGCGACGGTGTGACCAACCTGGACTACTGAAGACGCCCCATCGGTCCTATATTCATACAAACAATTCACACGCGGCCCTGCTGCGATGAACACGGGGTAGGACCGCAGTGATTGAGCCCGACGGCACCAGCAGATCCGCCCGCGCAGAGTCCCGCGCCGCCCGCAAGACGCGGGAGAAGGCGCGCAAGCGCAGGCGCATGGCCGTGGTCGCGGCCGTGCTCGGCCTGGGCGGGGTGGCCGGTACGTGCGTTCTCGCCCTCGGGAACTCCTCCGGCGGCGGCGGTGAGGACCGGCACACGGCGTCCACATCCTCGGGCAACGCGGCGGAGAAGGCGCGTTCCGCCAAGCGCTCGAAGAAGGGCGAGGAGAAGTGGGACGGCAAGGTCAAGGTGCTGGGCGACGGCTCCACCTCGTACGCCGGGCCGCCGCGCGGGCAGCTCAAGCCCAAGAAGCTGAAGCCCGGCGAGAAGCCGCCGCAGTTCGTGGTCTTCTCCTGGGACGGCGCGCTGGAGGGCGACGACCACCGCTTCTCCCACTTCCGCCAGGTGGCGCGGGAGAGCAAGGCCCACATGACCTTCTTCCTCACCGGCATCTACCTCCTGCCGGAGAGCAAGAAGACGCTCTACCGCCCCCCGCAGCACGGCACGGGGTCGGCCGCCATCTCGTACCCGACCGTCCCGCACATCCAGACCACGCTCCAGCAGCTGCGCGGCGCCTGGAAGGACGGCCACGAGATCGGCTCGCACTTCAACGGCCACTTCTGCGGCCCCAAGGGCGGCGGGGACTGGAGCACCGAGGAGTGGAAGAGCGAGATCGAGCAGACGTACTCGTTCATGAAGAAGTGGAAGACCAACACTGGTTTCACCCAGGAGGCGCCCCTGCCCTTCGACCCGGACCGGGAAGTGGTCGGCGGCCGCGCGCCCTGCCTGGAGGGCCAGAAGAACCTCCTGACGGCGATCAAGCCGTTCGGCTGGCGCTACGACGCGAGCTCCTCCGGGGACTTCCAGATATGGCCGTCCAAGGTCGACGACATATGGAACTTCCCTCTGCAACTCCTCCCTCTTGAGGGCAAAGAGGTGCAAGTCCTCTCCATGGACTTCAACTTCCTCTACCACCAGTCCGGCGACAGCACCGAGGGCGACCCGGAGAAGTACCCGGAGTGGGAGGCGCAGGTCCGGAAGTCGTACATGAACGGCTTCAACCGCGTCTACAACGGCAGCCGGGCGCCGATGTTCATCGGCAACCACTTCGAGGACTGGAACGGCGGCATCTACATGAACGCCGTCGAGGACGTGATGCGGGAGGTGTGCCCGCGCAAGGGCGTCCGCTGCGTGTCCTTCAGGGAGTTGGCGGACTGGCTCGACGTCCAGGACCCGAAGGTCCTGGCCCGGCTGCGCCTGCTCGACCCCGCGCAGGCGCCGGACTGGAAGTCGCTCGTCAAGTAGCGCGGGTGGGGCCGCAGCAGGCCGCGGCCCCACCGCCGCATCGCTCCGGGCCCCCTACTCGACGGCCTTGATGTAGTCGGCCCAAAGGCCCACCGCCCGCTCGCTGCCGAGCCTTCCGGGGGCGTCCCCGCCCAGCCCCTTCAGCGGCAGCGGCACCAGGTCCTTGAGCGACATGCGGTAGACGACCACGGCCGTCGTCTCGTC is a genomic window containing:
- a CDS encoding rhamnulokinase family protein, with amino-acid sequence MTGRVGPGTLKLTQAHRFRNRPVRTAGTLHWDILALYAGVLDGLRAAGHVDSVGIDGWAVDYGLLDADGQLLGNPVHYRDARTEGVAERVWTALPTDRLYAATGIQYAPFNTLYQLTAAHGTPQLAAARRALLVPDLIAYWLTGEQGTEITNASTTQLLDPRTGGWSHAVAEAAGIDTDLFAPLRRPGDPAGFLLPEVLDTAGLTGPVPLTTVASHDTASAVAAVPATTGDRFAYICTGTWSLAGLELDAPVLTEASRRANFTNELGIDGTVRYLRNIMGLWLLQECLREWGDPPLAPLLDAAAQIPGPASVVDASDPAFLAPGRMPGRVAQACRASGQPVPSTPAETTRCVLDSLALAHRRAVEDARRLADRPVDVIHVVGGGARNALLCQLTADACGLPVVAGPAEAAALGNVLVQARAHGLVGDLTAMRRLLAATQPLTRYEPTGDRAAPAAWAAAAGRIARP
- a CDS encoding VOC family protein, with the translated sequence MSSIKQFQVTFDCAEPERVARFWCEVPGYVVSPPPKGFATWEDFDRSRPPEEQGAWFACGDPSGVGPRLFFQRVPEGKAVKNRVHLDVRVSSMSCITMQGSCSSASSRTRATSSVSTEFSGTSGDGVTNLDY
- the rhaI gene encoding L-rhamnose isomerase encodes the protein MTDVAAVKAALKTQAIETPSWAYGNSGTRFKVFTQPGVPRSPREKLDDAAKVHEFTGAAPTVALHIPWDRVDDYAALARYAEERGLRLGAINSNTFQDDDYRLGSVCHPDAAVRRKAVAHLLECVDIMDATGSRDLKLWFADGTNYPGQDDIRARQDRLAEALATVHERLGDDQRMLLEYKFFEPAFYATDVPDWGTAYAHCLKLGEKARVVVDTGHHAPGTNIEFIVATLLREGKLGGFDFNSRFYADDDLMVGAADPFQLFRIMYEVVRGGGFTPGVAFMLDQCHNIEAKIPAIIRSVMNVQEATAKALLVDRAALASAQAAGDVLAANAVLMDAYDTDVRPLLAELREEQGLDGDPVAAYHRSGWAAKTAGERVGGAQAGWGA
- a CDS encoding AMP-binding protein is translated as MIINAQGTSEPQTYVDRVLEHWHQDEDAEALVQGARRLTRGEARRRLFGLGHALRRQGLAPGDGVGLFLANRVDSVLVQLAVHLIGCRVVFLPPEPGPGELAALVEQSKARAVVTDPLFARRAADAAGRSVHAPVLLSLGPCEEPCTDLLALAADCPETRPDAVPAPGADEAVTVLYTGGTLGRPKLAAHSHRLYDALVDLADNASEDSGPAVFPTMDPDTDRVLVATLLTHGSGHLTSVQALVTGSVLVVLPEFEAGAALAALREERITATMFVPPMLYALLDHPECVSGAFPALRRIVVGGAASSPSRLQQAVEVFGPVLSQGYGQSEALGIAAFGAADLASEGARRPELWRSCGRAISDVEIEIRGEDSTAALPVRQVGEVCVRGETVMLGYYEDPERTAQALRDGWLRTGDMGYLDAEGYLYLVDRAKDIIVTGSTSDNVYSRVLEDFLLTLPGVRNAAALGVPDEEYGEAVQIFLATAEGAGVDPDEVAAAVTAELGELYTPRRTVLLDRLPTTKVGKVDKKALRAAWASGAMDRPSVSA
- a CDS encoding DinB family protein, with the protein product MTTSDFRTDLRVYLQDARDALLWKLEGLSEYDIRRPMTPTGTNLLGLVKHVTGAEALYFGATFGRPFDGPPLWITGDAEPNADLWATADESREHIVGLYRRAWAHSDATIESLELDAIGRLPGPEGREITLHRVLVHMIAETDRHAGHADVVRELIDGTAGLREDNDNLAQGNATWWAEHRAQVERAAREAG
- a CDS encoding bifunctional aldolase/short-chain dehydrogenase is translated as MAPHPEAAALLERSHRLGADPRNTNYAGGNTSAKGTAPDPVTGGDVELMWVKGSGGDLGTLTGHGLAVLRLDRLRALKDVYPGDEREDEMVAAFDYCRHGKGGAAPSIDTAMHGLVDAAHVDHLHPDSGIALACAADGEKLTAECFGDSVVWVPWRRPGFRLGLDIAAVKEANPQAIGCVLGGHGITAWGATSEECERNSLRVIRTAESFLAERGRPDPFGPVVDGYEPLPEAGRRARAAALAPHVRALASRDRPQVGHFDDTAPVLDFVSRAEHPRLAALGTSCPDHFLRTKVRPLVLDLPPTAPLDETLARLEELHAAYREEYAAYYDRHATADSPAMRGADPAIVLVPGVGMFSFGKDKQTARVAGEFYVNAINVMRGAEAVSSYRPIDEAEKFRIEYWELEEAKLRRLPAPKPLATRVALVTGAGSGIGRAIAHRLAAEGACVVVADIDARNAEAVAEALGGPDKAMAVTVDVTSEAQITKAFEEALLAFGGVDLVVNNAGVSLSKPLLETTAHDWDVQHAVMARGSFLVSREAARVMRAQGLGGDIVYITSKNAVFAGPDNIAYSATKADQAHQVRLLAAELGEHGIRVNGVNPDGVVRGSGIFAGGWGARRAATYGIEEDKLGEFYAQRTLLKREVLPEHVANAVFALTGGDLTHTTGLHIPVDAGVAAAFLR